From a single Loxodonta africana isolate mLoxAfr1 chromosome 9, mLoxAfr1.hap2, whole genome shotgun sequence genomic region:
- the LOC135232423 gene encoding zinc finger protein 658B-like isoform X5: protein MGPAQRTLYRDVMLENYSHLVSVGYCLTKPEVIFQLEQGEDPWSSEEKFPNQSHPDYAFGVLSRNFQTQGYCKVNVHIKENHQKKKKHQGQLIFISDKTLNKEGQKVLQKPFNFNIAPLFSGKIPCKGLIIPQKSQIEDKCCKYNECTSAVYQKLDPPLHQGNHTEENSCKCGEYGKSFCQNTALDVYQQSDTGEKSFKCNESRKSFYQEVHLIQEQRTHSGEKPYECEKSLWSESHPVQHPGIHVVKLNKWSEGGRNFCRKSDLSEHLRMHTKEKHDLYSECGKSYKKSALKIHHRTHTEMKLYQGRECGKIFAKTSHFREYQRVHTGEKPYECDKCGKTFSQKTHLIVHQRVHTGEKPYECNECGKTFADNSTLRAHQKIHTGEKPYECNECGKTFSHKTQLIAHHRVHTGKKPYQCNECAKTFADYSALRAHHRIHTGERPYECNECGKAFAQNSTLRVHQRIHTGEKPYNCNVCGRYFAHSSALRVHKRIHTGEKPYECNDCEKTFSHNSALRAHQKMHTGEKLYQCNKCGKTFSQKTHLNTHYRIHTGEKPYECNECGKTFSQKSYLSGHERIHTGEKHYECSECGKTFVYKATLIVHQRIHTGEKPYGCNECGRTFSQRTHLCAHQRIHTGEKPYGCSECGKTFADNSALRAHQRTHTGEKPYECSECGKTFSKTSHLTAHLRIRTGEKPYKCNECGKTFSQKSYISAHQRIHTGEKPYECNICGKPFGHNSALRVHQRIHTGVKSYACNQCGKTFSQKSNLGAHLRIHTGEKPYECNECGKAFAQNSTLRVHQKIHTGEKPYECSECGKTFVQKAALRIHHTRIHTREKTLTCHELGEGLMKEVLPY from the exons ATGGGCCCCGCTCAGAGGACCCTGTACAGAGACGTGATGCTGGAGAACTACAGCCACCTCGTCTCAGTGG GGTATTGCCTTACCAAACCCGAGGTGATCTTTCAGTTGGAGCAGGGAGAAGACCCCTGGTCCTCAGAGGAAAAATTTCCAAACCAGAGCCACCCAG attatgcttttggtgtcctGTCTAGAAACTTCCAAACACAAG ggTATTGCAAGGTTAATGTCCACATTAAGGagaatcatcaaaaaaaaaagaaacatcagGGGCAATTAATCTTCATCAGTGACAAAACATTGAATAAAGAAGGACAGAAAGTTTTACAAAAACCATTTAATTTCAACATAGCTCCACTTTTTTCAGGAAAAATACCCTGTAAAG gacttATAATACCTCAGAAATCACAAATTGAGGATAAATGCTGTAAATATAATGAATGTACAAGTGCTGTCTACCAGAAACTAGACCCACCACTACATCAGGGAAATCATACAGAAGAGAACTCCTGCAAATGTGGTGAATATGGGAAATCATTTTGTCAGAACACAGCCCTCGATGTATATCAGCAAAGTGACACAGGAGAGAAGTCATTTAAATGTAATGAAAGCAGGAAATCCTTCTACCAGGAAGTACACCTCATTCAGGAGCAGAGAACCCACTCAGgggagaaaccttatgaatgtgagAAATCCCTTTGGTCAGAGTCACACCCTGTTCAACATCCTGGAATTCATGTGGTGAAGCTCAATAAATGGAGTGAAGGCGGGAGAAATTTCTGTCGGAAGTCAGACctcagtgaacatctgagaatgcaCACAAAGGAAAAACATGATTTATACAGTGAATGTGGGAAATCTTATAAGAAGTCAGCTCTCAAGATACACCATAGAACGCACACAGAGATGAAACTCTATCAAGGTAGAGAATGTGGGAAAATATTTGCCAAGACATCACATTTCAGAGAATATCAGAGAGTTCACACAGGggaaaaaccctatgaatgtgaTAAATGTgggaaaactttctctcaaaaGACACACCTCATTGTACATCAGAGAGTTCATACAggggagaaaccctatgaatgtaatgaatgtgggaaaacaTTCGCTGATAATTCAACCCTCAGAGCACATCAGAAAATTCACACAggagaaaaaccttatgaatgtaatgaatgtggcaaAACCTTCTCTCACAAGACACAGCTCATTGCACATCACAGAGTTCATACAGGAAAGAAACCCTATCAATGTAATGAATGTGCAAAAACATTTGCTGATTATTCAGCACTCAGAGCACATCATAGAATTCACACAGGGGAGAGACCCTATGAATGTAAcgaatgtgggaaagcttttgcCCAAAATTCAACTCTCAGGGTACACCAGAGAattcacacaggagagaaaccctataaTTGTAATGTCTGTGGgagatattttgcccatagttCAGCCCTCAGAGTACATAAGAGGATTCACACAGGTGAGAAACCATATGAATGTAATGACTGTGAGAAAACTTTTTCCCATAATTCAGCCCTCAGAGCACATCAGAAAATGCACACCGGGGAGAAACTCTATCAGTGTAATAAATGTgggaaaactttttcccagaagACACACCTCAATACCCATTATAGAATTCACACAGGGGAGAAACCCTacgaatgtaatgaatgtgggaaaactTTCTCTCAGAAATCATACCTCAGTGGACATGAGAGAATTCATACAGGGGAAAAACACTATGAATGTAGTGAATGTGGGAAAACTTTTGTCTATAAAGCAACCCTCATAGTGCATCAAAGGATTCACACAGGTGAGAAACCCTATGGATGTAATGAGTGTGGGAGAACTTTCTCTCAAAGGACACACCTCTGTGCacatcagagaattcacacaggagaaaaaccttatggatgtagtgaatgtgggaaaaccttcgcTGACAATTCAGCCCTCAGAGCACATCAGAGAACTCACACAGgggagaaaccttatgaatgcagtgaatgtgggaaaaCTTTCTCAAAGACATCACACCTTACAGCACATCTGAGAATTCGCACAGGGGAGAAACCCtataaatgtaatgaatgtgggaaaactTTCTCCCAGAAGTCATACATTAGTgcacatcagagaattcatacagGGGAAAAACCGTATGAATGTAATATATGTGGAAAACCTTTTGGCCATAATTCAGCCCTCAGAGTacatcagagaattcacacaGGAGTGAAATCCTATGCATGTAATCAGTGTgggaaaactttttcccagaagTCAAACCTTGGTGCGCACCTGAGAATTCACACAggggagaaaccctatgaatgtaatgaatgtgggaaagcttttgcCCAAAATTCAACTCTCAGAGTACACCAGAAAATTCACACAGGAGAAAAACCGTATGAATGTAGTGAATGTGGGAAAACTTTTGTCCAGAAGGCGGCTCTTAGAATACATCACACCAGAATTCACACCAGAGAGAAAACGCTTACATGTCATGAACTTGGGGAAGGTCTTATGAAGGAAGTTCTTCCTTATTAG
- the LOC135232423 gene encoding zinc finger protein 658B-like isoform X6, translating into MLLVSCLETSKHKIKTFVPKYREIWFPAKFWYCKVNVHIKENHQKKKKHQGQLIFISDKTLNKEGQKVLQKPFNFNIAPLFSGKIPCKGLIIPQKSQIEDKCCKYNECTSAVYQKLDPPLHQGNHTEENSCKCGEYGKSFCQNTALDVYQQSDTGEKSFKCNESRKSFYQEVHLIQEQRTHSGEKPYECEKSLWSESHPVQHPGIHVVKLNKWSEGGRNFCRKSDLSEHLRMHTKEKHDLYSECGKSYKKSALKIHHRTHTEMKLYQGRECGKIFAKTSHFREYQRVHTGEKPYECDKCGKTFSQKTHLIVHQRVHTGEKPYECNECGKTFADNSTLRAHQKIHTGEKPYECNECGKTFSHKTQLIAHHRVHTGKKPYQCNECAKTFADYSALRAHHRIHTGERPYECNECGKAFAQNSTLRVHQRIHTGEKPYNCNVCGRYFAHSSALRVHKRIHTGEKPYECNDCEKTFSHNSALRAHQKMHTGEKLYQCNKCGKTFSQKTHLNTHYRIHTGEKPYECNECGKTFSQKSYLSGHERIHTGEKHYECSECGKTFVYKATLIVHQRIHTGEKPYGCNECGRTFSQRTHLCAHQRIHTGEKPYGCSECGKTFADNSALRAHQRTHTGEKPYECSECGKTFSKTSHLTAHLRIRTGEKPYKCNECGKTFSQKSYISAHQRIHTGEKPYECNICGKPFGHNSALRVHQRIHTGVKSYACNQCGKTFSQKSNLGAHLRIHTGEKPYECNECGKAFAQNSTLRVHQKIHTGEKPYECSECGKTFVQKAALRIHHTRIHTREKTLTCHELGEGLMKEVLPY; encoded by the exons atgcttttggtgtcctGTCTAGAAACTTCCAAACACAAG ATAAAGACTTTTGTTCCCAAATATAGAGAGATATGGTTCCCGGCGAAATTTT ggTATTGCAAGGTTAATGTCCACATTAAGGagaatcatcaaaaaaaaaagaaacatcagGGGCAATTAATCTTCATCAGTGACAAAACATTGAATAAAGAAGGACAGAAAGTTTTACAAAAACCATTTAATTTCAACATAGCTCCACTTTTTTCAGGAAAAATACCCTGTAAAG gacttATAATACCTCAGAAATCACAAATTGAGGATAAATGCTGTAAATATAATGAATGTACAAGTGCTGTCTACCAGAAACTAGACCCACCACTACATCAGGGAAATCATACAGAAGAGAACTCCTGCAAATGTGGTGAATATGGGAAATCATTTTGTCAGAACACAGCCCTCGATGTATATCAGCAAAGTGACACAGGAGAGAAGTCATTTAAATGTAATGAAAGCAGGAAATCCTTCTACCAGGAAGTACACCTCATTCAGGAGCAGAGAACCCACTCAGgggagaaaccttatgaatgtgagAAATCCCTTTGGTCAGAGTCACACCCTGTTCAACATCCTGGAATTCATGTGGTGAAGCTCAATAAATGGAGTGAAGGCGGGAGAAATTTCTGTCGGAAGTCAGACctcagtgaacatctgagaatgcaCACAAAGGAAAAACATGATTTATACAGTGAATGTGGGAAATCTTATAAGAAGTCAGCTCTCAAGATACACCATAGAACGCACACAGAGATGAAACTCTATCAAGGTAGAGAATGTGGGAAAATATTTGCCAAGACATCACATTTCAGAGAATATCAGAGAGTTCACACAGGggaaaaaccctatgaatgtgaTAAATGTgggaaaactttctctcaaaaGACACACCTCATTGTACATCAGAGAGTTCATACAggggagaaaccctatgaatgtaatgaatgtgggaaaacaTTCGCTGATAATTCAACCCTCAGAGCACATCAGAAAATTCACACAggagaaaaaccttatgaatgtaatgaatgtggcaaAACCTTCTCTCACAAGACACAGCTCATTGCACATCACAGAGTTCATACAGGAAAGAAACCCTATCAATGTAATGAATGTGCAAAAACATTTGCTGATTATTCAGCACTCAGAGCACATCATAGAATTCACACAGGGGAGAGACCCTATGAATGTAAcgaatgtgggaaagcttttgcCCAAAATTCAACTCTCAGGGTACACCAGAGAattcacacaggagagaaaccctataaTTGTAATGTCTGTGGgagatattttgcccatagttCAGCCCTCAGAGTACATAAGAGGATTCACACAGGTGAGAAACCATATGAATGTAATGACTGTGAGAAAACTTTTTCCCATAATTCAGCCCTCAGAGCACATCAGAAAATGCACACCGGGGAGAAACTCTATCAGTGTAATAAATGTgggaaaactttttcccagaagACACACCTCAATACCCATTATAGAATTCACACAGGGGAGAAACCCTacgaatgtaatgaatgtgggaaaactTTCTCTCAGAAATCATACCTCAGTGGACATGAGAGAATTCATACAGGGGAAAAACACTATGAATGTAGTGAATGTGGGAAAACTTTTGTCTATAAAGCAACCCTCATAGTGCATCAAAGGATTCACACAGGTGAGAAACCCTATGGATGTAATGAGTGTGGGAGAACTTTCTCTCAAAGGACACACCTCTGTGCacatcagagaattcacacaggagaaaaaccttatggatgtagtgaatgtgggaaaaccttcgcTGACAATTCAGCCCTCAGAGCACATCAGAGAACTCACACAGgggagaaaccttatgaatgcagtgaatgtgggaaaaCTTTCTCAAAGACATCACACCTTACAGCACATCTGAGAATTCGCACAGGGGAGAAACCCtataaatgtaatgaatgtgggaaaactTTCTCCCAGAAGTCATACATTAGTgcacatcagagaattcatacagGGGAAAAACCGTATGAATGTAATATATGTGGAAAACCTTTTGGCCATAATTCAGCCCTCAGAGTacatcagagaattcacacaGGAGTGAAATCCTATGCATGTAATCAGTGTgggaaaactttttcccagaagTCAAACCTTGGTGCGCACCTGAGAATTCACACAggggagaaaccctatgaatgtaatgaatgtgggaaagcttttgcCCAAAATTCAACTCTCAGAGTACACCAGAAAATTCACACAGGAGAAAAACCGTATGAATGTAGTGAATGTGGGAAAACTTTTGTCCAGAAGGCGGCTCTTAGAATACATCACACCAGAATTCACACCAGAGAGAAAACGCTTACATGTCATGAACTTGGGGAAGGTCTTATGAAGGAAGTTCTTCCTTATTAG